The following coding sequences are from one Lolium rigidum isolate FL_2022 chromosome 6, APGP_CSIRO_Lrig_0.1, whole genome shotgun sequence window:
- the LOC124664097 gene encoding probable amino acid permease 7, whose amino-acid sequence MTTLASPAGRAGGAGTSARAAATTLQPKEEPSDEEDDYAAAILEFAATMSSSHRGSQPLDLAALGAPELDDDGRAARTGNLWTCLAHIITAVIGAGVLELSWSVAQLGWVAGPVAVLCFAGVTYVSATLLSHCYRCPAAAGGPEEASSSGKTRRNYTYMDAVRALLGRKHTYVCGTLQYLYFYGMGVAYTITTAICLGAIKKSNCYHGHGRGSSRCGSQDDEQHMFMVLFGAAQVVLSFIPNFHSMAWVSAVASAMSFTYATIGLGLGLAKTVGDGAISGGVAGVPMATTAQKVWRVAQAVGDIAFAYAYSIVLLEIQDTLRSSPPEGETMRKGNVVAVLATTFFYLCVGCFGYAAFGNATPGNLLTGFGFYEPYWLVGFANACIILQILGAYQLFSQQIFTVADRWLTARFPGSAFVNRTYAARIVPGLPRYQLNLQRLCFRTAYVASTTGLALVFPYFNEVLGLLGALIFWPLVIYLPVEMYCVQRRIRPWTPTWVVLKSFSVVCFPVGTFAFIGCLQGVIKKRLG is encoded by the exons atgacgacgctggcCAGTCCAGCAGGCCGTGCAGGAGGCGCAGGGACATCGGCCAGGGCCGCAGCTACCACCCTGCAGCCAAAGGAGGAGcccagcgacgaggaggacgactacgCGGCGGCGAT TCTGGAATTCGCGGCAACAATGTCGTCGTCGCACCGCGGTAGCCAGCCCTTGGACCTCGCTGCCTTGGGCGCTCCAGAGCTGGACGACGACGGCCGCGCCGCGCGCACGGGGAACCTATGGACGTGCTTGGCGCACATCATCACGGCCGTGATCGGGGCGGGCGTGCTGGAGCTCTCCTGGAGCGTCGCCCAGCTAGGATGGGTCGCCGGCCCTGTCGCCGTGCTGTGCTTCGCCGGGGTCACTTACGTGTCCGCCACCCTTCTCTCCCACTGCTACAGGTGCCCCGCTGCCGCTGGTGGACCGGAAGAGGCGTCTTCGTCGGGCAAGACGCGGCGGAACTACACCTACATGGACGCCGTCCGGGCACTCCTCGGCAGGAAGCACACCTACGTCTGCGGCACCCTCCAGTACCTCTATTTCTACGGGATGGGCGTCGCCtacaccatcaccaccgccatctgCCTCGG CGCGATCAAGAAGTCCAACTGCTACCACGGCCACGGGCGTGGCTCCTCCCGGTGCGGCTCACAAGATGACGAGCAGCACATGTTCATGGTGCTCTTCGGCGCGGCGCAGGTGGTGCTATCCTTCATCCCCAACTTCCACAGCATGGCGTGGGTCTCCGCCGTGGCGTCGGCCATGTCCTTCACCTACGCCACcatcggcctgggcctgggcctcgcCAAGACCGTGGGCGACGGCGCGATAAGTGGCGGCGTCGCGGGCGTCCCGATGGCCACCACGGCGCAGAAGGTCTGGCGGGTGGCGCAGGCGGTGGGGGACATCGCGTTCGCGTACGCGTACAGCATCGTGCTCCTGGAGATCCAGGACACGCTGCGGTCGTCGCCGCCCGAGGGCGAGACGATGAGGAAAGGGAACGTGGTTGCCGTCCTGGCCACCACCTTCTTCTACCTCTGCGTCGGATGCTTCGGCTACGCCGCCTTCGGCAACGCCACGCCGGGGAACCTCCTCACCGGCTTCGGCTTCTACGAGCCCTACTGGCTCGTCGGGTTCGCCAACGCCTGCATCATCCTCCAAATCCTAGGCGCCTATCAG ctTTTCAGCCAGCAGATATTCACGGTGGCGGACAGGTGGCTGACGGCGAGGTTCCCGGGGAGCGCGTTCGTGAACAGGACGTACGCCGCCAGGATAGTGCCGGGGCTGCCGAGGTACCAGCTGAACTTGCAGCGGCTGTGCTTCAGGACGGCGTACGTGGCGAGCACGACGGGGCTGGCCCTGGTGTTCCCCTACTTCAACGAGGTGCTGGGCCTGCTGGGCGCGCTCATCTTCTGGCCGCTCGTCATCTACCTCCCAGTGGAGATGTACTGCGTGCAGCGGCGGATCAGGCCGTGGACGCCGACGTGGGTCGTGCTCAAGTCGTTCAGCGTCGTGTGCTTcccggttggcaccttcgcctTCATCGGGTGCCTCCAGGGCGTCATCAAAAAGAGGCTAGGATAG